One window from the genome of Salvelinus fontinalis isolate EN_2023a chromosome 3, ASM2944872v1, whole genome shotgun sequence encodes:
- the rbbp5 gene encoding retinoblastoma-binding protein 5 isoform X1 → MNLELLESFGQNYPEEADGTLDCISMALTCTFNRWGTLLAVGCNDGRIVIWDFLTRGIAKIISAHIHPVCSLCWSRDGHKLVSASTDNIVSLWDVLTGDCDQRFRFPSPILKLQYHPRDLDKVLVCPMKSAPVLLTLSDSKHVVLPVDDDSDLNVVAAFDRRGEYIYTGNAKGKILVLNTDTQDLVASFRVTTGTSNTTAIKSIEFARKGSCFLINTADRIIRVYDGREILTCGRDGEPEPMQKLQDLVNRTPWKRCCFSGDGEYIVAGSARQHALYIWEKSIGNLVKILHGTRGELLLDVAWHPVRPIIASISSGVVSIWAQNQVENWSAFAPDFKELDENVEYEERESEFDIEDEDKSEPEQTGADAAEDEEVDVTSVDPIVAFCSSDEELEDFKALLYLPIAPEVEDPEENPFGPPPDAAGQTTPVEDGSVHTGSGDKKRQPSSEGVPPKKKARTTTIELQGVPSDEVHPLLGVKGDSKSKKKTAGRPKGSKGKEKDFPFRPKPYRGDRVYPDGAVAGGGAGGGGGMKGRAEGGLTAAGSLVSQSYKQHDIGGLD, encoded by the exons ATGAATTTAGAGTTGCTCG AGTCGTTCGGGCAGAATTATCCAGAG GAGGCCGATGGCACTCTGGACTGTATCAGTATGGCTCTCACATGCACTTTTAACCGCTGGGGCACGCTTCTGGCGGTGGGCTGCAACGACGGACGCATCGTCATCTGGGACTTCCTGACACGGGGCATCGCCAAGATCATCAGCGCTCACATTCATCCAGTCTGCTCACTGTG TTGGAGTCGAGACGGTCACAAGCTGGTGAGTGCGTCTACAGATAACATAGTGTCGCTATGGGACGTCCTGACGGGAGACTGTGACCAGAGGTTCCGCTTCCCCTCGCCCATCCTCAAACTGCAGTACCACCCCAGAGACCT TGACAAAGTCCTGGTGTGTCCTATGAAGTCAGCTCCGGTGCTGCTGACCCTGTCCGACTCTAAACACGTGGTTCTGCCCGTGGATGACGACTCTGACCTGAATGTGGTGGCGGCCTTCGACCGGCGGGGGGAGTACATCTACACCGGCAACGCCAAAGGAAAG ATTCTGGTGCTGAACACGGACACACAGGATCTGGTGGCATCGTTTCGGGTGACAACAGGGACCAGTAACACCACAGCCATCAAGTCCATAGAGTTTGCGCGCAAGGGCAG ttGTTTCCTCATCAACACAGCAGACAGAATCATCAGGGTGTATGATGGGAGGGAGATTCTCACCTGTGGGAGAGACGGGGAGCCAGAGCCCATGCAGAAACTACAGGACCTGGTcaacag gACTCCCTGGAAGCGGTGTTGTTTCTCTGGGGATGGGGAGTACATTGTGGCTGGTTCAGCCCGGCAGCATGCTCTGTACATCTGGGAGAAGAGCATTGGCAACTTGGTAAAGATCCTCCATGGAACCAGAGGAGAACTACTGCTGGACGTGGCT TGGCACCCTGTGCGGCCAATCATCGCCTCCATATCCAGCGGAGTGGTGTCCATCTGGGCTCAGAACCAAGTG GAAAACTGGAGTGCGTTCGCCCCAGACTTCAAGGAGCTGGATGAGAACGTGGAGTACGAGGAGAGAGAGTCTGAGTTTGACATAGAGGATGAGGATAAGAGTGAACCTGAACAGACAG gtgctGACGCTGCGGAGGATGAGGAGGTGGATGTGACCTCTGTTGACCCCATCGTAGCATTCTGCAGCAG TGATGAGGAGCTGGAGGACTTCAAGGCCCTGCTCTACCTGCCCATCGCTCCAGAGGTAGAAGACCCTGAGGAGAATCCATTTGGTCCCCCTCCGGATGCAGCCGGCCAGACCACCCCTGTAGAAGATGGTTCAGTCCACACAGGGAGCGGGGACAAGAAGCGCCAGCCGTCCTCAGAGGGAGTTCCGCCCAAAAAGAAGGCTCGTACCACCACCATCGAACTACAGGGGGTGCCTAGTGATG AGGTGCACCCCTTACTGGGGGTAAAGGGAGACAGCAAGTCCAAGAAGAAGACGGCAGGGCGGCCAAAAGGCTCCAAAGGTAAAGAGAAAGACTTTCCCTTCAGGCCCAAACCCTACAGGGGGGACAGGGTCTACCCTGATGGAGCGGtagcaggaggaggagcaggaggaggaggagggatgaagggcAGAGCGGAGGGGGGCCTGACTGCAGCAG GGAGCCTGGTTTCACAGTCCTACAAGCAGCATGATATCGGGGGACTGGACTGA
- the rbbp5 gene encoding retinoblastoma-binding protein 5 isoform X2: MNLELLESFGQNYPEEADGTLDCISMALTCTFNRWGTLLAVGCNDGRIVIWDFLTRGIAKIISAHIHPVCSLCWSRDGHKLVSASTDNIVSLWDVLTGDCDQRFRFPSPILKLQYHPRDLDKVLVCPMKSAPVLLTLSDSKHVVLPVDDDSDLNVVAAFDRRGEYIYTGNAKGKILVLNTDTQDLVASFRVTTGTSNTTAIKSIEFARKGSCFLINTADRIIRVYDGREILTCGRDGEPEPMQKLQDLVNRTPWKRCCFSGDGEYIVAGSARQHALYIWEKSIGNLVKILHGTRGELLLDVAWHPVRPIIASISSGVVSIWAQNQVENWSAFAPDFKELDENVEYEERESEFDIEDEDKSEPEQTGADAAEDEEVDVTSVDPIVAFCSSDEELEDFKALLYLPIAPEVEDPEENPFGPPPDAAGQTTPVEDGSVHTGSGDKKRQPSSEGVPPKKKARTTTIELQGVPSDEVHPLLGVKGDSKSKKKTAGRPKGSKGSLVSQSYKQHDIGGLD; this comes from the exons ATGAATTTAGAGTTGCTCG AGTCGTTCGGGCAGAATTATCCAGAG GAGGCCGATGGCACTCTGGACTGTATCAGTATGGCTCTCACATGCACTTTTAACCGCTGGGGCACGCTTCTGGCGGTGGGCTGCAACGACGGACGCATCGTCATCTGGGACTTCCTGACACGGGGCATCGCCAAGATCATCAGCGCTCACATTCATCCAGTCTGCTCACTGTG TTGGAGTCGAGACGGTCACAAGCTGGTGAGTGCGTCTACAGATAACATAGTGTCGCTATGGGACGTCCTGACGGGAGACTGTGACCAGAGGTTCCGCTTCCCCTCGCCCATCCTCAAACTGCAGTACCACCCCAGAGACCT TGACAAAGTCCTGGTGTGTCCTATGAAGTCAGCTCCGGTGCTGCTGACCCTGTCCGACTCTAAACACGTGGTTCTGCCCGTGGATGACGACTCTGACCTGAATGTGGTGGCGGCCTTCGACCGGCGGGGGGAGTACATCTACACCGGCAACGCCAAAGGAAAG ATTCTGGTGCTGAACACGGACACACAGGATCTGGTGGCATCGTTTCGGGTGACAACAGGGACCAGTAACACCACAGCCATCAAGTCCATAGAGTTTGCGCGCAAGGGCAG ttGTTTCCTCATCAACACAGCAGACAGAATCATCAGGGTGTATGATGGGAGGGAGATTCTCACCTGTGGGAGAGACGGGGAGCCAGAGCCCATGCAGAAACTACAGGACCTGGTcaacag gACTCCCTGGAAGCGGTGTTGTTTCTCTGGGGATGGGGAGTACATTGTGGCTGGTTCAGCCCGGCAGCATGCTCTGTACATCTGGGAGAAGAGCATTGGCAACTTGGTAAAGATCCTCCATGGAACCAGAGGAGAACTACTGCTGGACGTGGCT TGGCACCCTGTGCGGCCAATCATCGCCTCCATATCCAGCGGAGTGGTGTCCATCTGGGCTCAGAACCAAGTG GAAAACTGGAGTGCGTTCGCCCCAGACTTCAAGGAGCTGGATGAGAACGTGGAGTACGAGGAGAGAGAGTCTGAGTTTGACATAGAGGATGAGGATAAGAGTGAACCTGAACAGACAG gtgctGACGCTGCGGAGGATGAGGAGGTGGATGTGACCTCTGTTGACCCCATCGTAGCATTCTGCAGCAG TGATGAGGAGCTGGAGGACTTCAAGGCCCTGCTCTACCTGCCCATCGCTCCAGAGGTAGAAGACCCTGAGGAGAATCCATTTGGTCCCCCTCCGGATGCAGCCGGCCAGACCACCCCTGTAGAAGATGGTTCAGTCCACACAGGGAGCGGGGACAAGAAGCGCCAGCCGTCCTCAGAGGGAGTTCCGCCCAAAAAGAAGGCTCGTACCACCACCATCGAACTACAGGGGGTGCCTAGTGATG AGGTGCACCCCTTACTGGGGGTAAAGGGAGACAGCAAGTCCAAGAAGAAGACGGCAGGGCGGCCAAAAGGCTCCAAAG GGAGCCTGGTTTCACAGTCCTACAAGCAGCATGATATCGGGGGACTGGACTGA